In Acinetobacter sp. TGL-Y2, a genomic segment contains:
- a CDS encoding M15 family metallopeptidase, producing the protein MMSYELRTKSKDFIHGLLPHGKKRLISAKNFAQQMNHAAAIEQTQSHWHLQQWWILVAGFLLLSSIMLFAFTQPIDPTRVEANYLRVSDPQIYNLLNGDILSPPPVVEEALVDAAIIEAVRLEAEYTAQAGVIGSTAIPNVVENAEFSNGHLDTSMVNRKWDKMHPRYKQRLLMVFKIMKEQHGYELVLLEGYRSPARQNNLSQNKATTLATAYRSFHQFGLAADVAFKRDGKVVISERDPWAMRGYQLYGQTAESVGLVWGGRWTKIHDYGHTEYRLPGLTRDRATHDRLIAEAAQGNLMANAIE; encoded by the coding sequence ATGATGTCCTATGAATTACGCACAAAATCGAAAGATTTTATTCATGGCCTACTTCCGCACGGTAAAAAAAGACTGATCTCTGCCAAAAATTTCGCCCAGCAGATGAATCATGCGGCAGCCATTGAACAAACCCAATCACACTGGCATTTACAACAGTGGTGGATTCTGGTTGCAGGCTTTTTATTATTGTCCAGTATTATGCTATTCGCATTTACCCAACCTATCGACCCTACTCGCGTTGAAGCCAACTATTTAAGAGTCTCTGACCCTCAAATTTATAACTTACTGAATGGTGATATTCTCTCTCCCCCTCCGGTGGTAGAAGAAGCACTGGTGGATGCTGCGATTATAGAAGCGGTGCGTCTTGAAGCAGAATATACAGCACAAGCTGGGGTCATTGGCTCAACCGCGATTCCAAATGTCGTAGAAAATGCCGAGTTTTCCAATGGCCATCTTGATACGTCTATGGTGAATCGTAAATGGGACAAAATGCATCCGCGCTATAAACAGCGCTTACTCATGGTCTTTAAAATCATGAAGGAACAACATGGTTATGAGCTGGTATTGTTAGAAGGCTATCGTAGTCCTGCACGACAAAATAATTTATCGCAGAATAAAGCCACAACCCTAGCAACGGCTTATCGAAGCTTTCATCAATTTGGGCTTGCAGCAGATGTTGCCTTTAAACGTGATGGCAAAGTGGTGATTTCAGAGCGTGATCCATGGGCAATGAGAGGCTATCAGCTTTATGGTCAAACTGCTGAGTCTGTAGGGCTGGTTTGGGGGGGGCGATGGACGAAAATCCATGACTATGGACATACTGAATACCGTCTACCTGGTTTAACGCGAGATCGAGCAACCCATGATCGTTTGATTGCGGAAGCTGCTCAAGGTAACTTGATGGCAAATGCGATTGAATAG